The proteins below are encoded in one region of Edaphobacter bradus:
- a CDS encoding CocE/NonD family hydrolase, translating to MRVTLRVAVCSLVASAVGVWAQAPTTTSDDFVRTHYAKYEYRIPMRDGAKMFAAVYVPKAGAFKDAGPYPFLMTKTPYSCGPYGVDKFPARVGPSQELMESGYIFVCEDARGRYASEGVFQEMNPHIDEKKSNKDVDESSDMYDTVEFLLKNVPNNNGKVGITGISYPGFYTSASIIDSHPAIKAASPQAPMTDLFFNDDGYHGGAFMLGANYGFYRGFKPQKNPVIPVGGPGGFGRAPSSTENPDTYATLLAAGPTGNLDRGKEYLNGENWLFHDQLTHTTYDDYWDKRDLSRHMKNVHAATMEVGGWFDAEDLSGPFKTFHAIDKFNPGAVNTIVIGPWTHGGWSRTDGDRLGDVTFNAKTSLFYREKIEYPFFEYYLKGVGVDAKGNNGAPLPKAYVFETGTNVWKTYDAWPPKTAVTKTLYFHAGGGLSFEAPTEKAGVDEYVSDPAHPVPFVGYPTDTVPQRYMDDDQRFAATRPDVLVYESEPLTEDVTIAGPVRPKLKIASTGTDSDFVVKLIDVYPYDYPNPPGTDAGNKRIVSAAPVVMGGYQQLVRGEPMRAKFRDSWEKPAPLTPGKMVSLNGEMPDINHTFRAGHRIMVQVQSSWFPLVDRNPQTFVDIPLAKPEQFVKATESVYRSADAASGVEVLVLPQP from the coding sequence ATGAGGGTAACGCTTCGTGTTGCGGTTTGTTCGCTTGTAGCGAGTGCGGTTGGTGTTTGGGCGCAGGCTCCGACGACTACTTCAGATGACTTCGTAAGGACGCACTATGCGAAGTATGAGTATCGGATTCCGATGAGGGATGGGGCGAAGATGTTTGCGGCTGTGTATGTGCCGAAGGCGGGGGCGTTCAAGGATGCAGGGCCGTATCCGTTTCTGATGACGAAGACTCCTTATAGCTGCGGGCCTTATGGGGTGGATAAGTTCCCGGCGCGGGTGGGGCCGAGCCAGGAGTTGATGGAGTCGGGCTACATCTTTGTTTGCGAGGATGCTCGCGGGCGTTATGCGAGCGAGGGTGTGTTTCAGGAGATGAATCCGCATATCGACGAGAAGAAGTCGAACAAGGATGTGGACGAGTCGAGCGATATGTATGACACGGTGGAATTCCTGCTGAAGAATGTGCCGAACAATAACGGCAAGGTGGGGATTACGGGGATCAGCTATCCGGGGTTCTATACGTCTGCGAGCATTATTGATTCGCATCCGGCGATCAAGGCGGCGAGTCCGCAGGCTCCGATGACGGACCTGTTCTTCAATGACGATGGTTACCACGGCGGCGCCTTTATGCTGGGGGCGAACTATGGGTTCTATCGTGGGTTCAAGCCGCAGAAGAATCCGGTGATTCCCGTGGGCGGGCCTGGCGGGTTCGGGCGCGCGCCTTCTAGTACGGAGAATCCTGATACGTATGCGACGCTGCTGGCGGCTGGGCCGACGGGGAATCTGGATAGGGGCAAAGAGTACCTGAATGGGGAGAACTGGCTGTTCCATGACCAGTTGACGCATACGACGTACGACGACTACTGGGACAAGCGCGATCTGTCACGGCATATGAAGAATGTGCACGCGGCGACGATGGAGGTCGGCGGGTGGTTTGATGCGGAGGACCTGTCGGGGCCGTTCAAGACGTTCCATGCGATCGACAAGTTCAACCCCGGTGCAGTGAACACGATCGTGATCGGGCCGTGGACGCATGGAGGCTGGTCGCGTACCGACGGCGACAGGTTGGGCGATGTGACGTTCAATGCGAAGACTTCGCTGTTTTATCGCGAGAAGATCGAGTACCCGTTCTTCGAGTACTACCTGAAAGGCGTTGGCGTCGATGCGAAAGGCAACAACGGTGCGCCGCTGCCCAAGGCTTATGTCTTTGAGACGGGAACCAATGTCTGGAAGACGTATGATGCGTGGCCTCCGAAGACGGCGGTGACGAAGACTCTCTACTTCCATGCTGGAGGCGGGCTGAGTTTTGAGGCTCCGACGGAGAAGGCGGGCGTGGACGAGTATGTGAGCGATCCGGCGCATCCAGTGCCGTTTGTGGGGTATCCGACGGACACGGTGCCGCAGCGGTATATGGACGACGATCAGAGGTTCGCGGCGACGAGGCCGGATGTGCTGGTGTATGAGTCGGAGCCGTTGACGGAGGACGTGACGATAGCGGGACCGGTGCGGCCGAAACTGAAGATTGCTTCGACTGGGACGGACTCGGACTTTGTGGTGAAGCTGATCGATGTGTATCCGTATGACTATCCGAACCCGCCGGGAACGGATGCGGGGAACAAGCGGATTGTGAGCGCGGCTCCGGTGGTGATGGGCGGGTATCAGCAGCTGGTGCGCGGAGAGCCGATGCGGGCGAAGTTCCGCGACAGCTGGGAGAAGCCGGCTCCGCTGACGCCGGGCAAGATGGTCAGCTTGAATGGCGAGATGCCGGACATCAACCACACCTTCCGCGCCGGGCACCGCATCATGGTGCAGGTGCAGAGCTCGTGGTTCCCGCTGGTGGACCGCAACCCGCAGACGTTTGTCGATATTCCGCTGGCGAAGCCGGAGCAGTTTGTGAAGGCGACGGAGAGCGTGTATCGGAGTGCCGATGCCGCGAGCGGAGTTGAGGTGCTGGTGCTGCCGCAGCCGTAG